The following proteins are encoded in a genomic region of Bubalus kerabau isolate K-KA32 ecotype Philippines breed swamp buffalo chromosome 15, PCC_UOA_SB_1v2, whole genome shotgun sequence:
- the LOC129628077 gene encoding olfactory receptor 4C16-like, whose protein sequence is MQLNNNVTEFILLGLTQDPVRKKIVFTTFLIFYFGTLLGNFLIITTIKTSRALGSPMHFFLFHLSLSDTCFSTCIAPRMIADALLKNATISFNECIVQVFSFHFFGCLEIFILVLMAVDRYVAICKPLHYMAIMNHRVCGVLVAVAWVGSCVHSSAQIFLALSLPFCGPNVIDHYLCDLQPLLQLACTDTYVTNLLLVSNSGAICTVSFVMLMFSYAIILHSLRNHSAEGKKKALSTCISHIIVVIFFFGPCIFIYTRPATTFSMDKMIAVFYTLGTPLINPLIYTLRNAEVKNAMRVLWSKKLVSDDKR, encoded by the coding sequence ATGCAGCTGAATAATAATGTGACTGAGTTTATTCTGCTTGGGTTGACACAAGATCCTGTTAGGAAGAAAATAGTGTTTACCACtttcttgattttctattttGGGACCTTGTTGGGGAACTTTCTGATTATTACTACCATCAAGACCAGCAGGGCACTTGGGAGTCCAatgcatttcttccttttccatttatctttgtctgatACCTGCTTCTCTACATGCATAGCCCCTAGGATGATTGCAGATGCCCTTTTGAAGAATGCCACTATCTCTTTCAATGAGTGCATAGTCCAAGttttttcattccatttctttGGCTGCCTGGAGATCTTCATCCTTGTCCTCATGGCTgttgaccgctatgtggccatctgtaagcCCCTGCACTATATGGCCATCATGAATCATCGAGTCTGTGGTGTGTTGGTGGCTGTGGCTTGGGTGGGGTCCTGTGTGCATTCTTCAGCTCAGATTTTTCTGGCCCTGAGTTTACCTTTCTGTGGTCCCAATGTGATTGATCATTATCTATGTGACCTGCAGCCTTTGTTACAACTTGCCTGTACAGACACCTATGTGACCAACCTACTCTTGGTGTCCAACAGCGGGGCCATCTGTACAGTGAGTTTTGTTATGCTGATGTTCTCCTATGCTATCATCTTACATTCTCTGAGAAACCACAGTGCTGAGGGGAAGAAAAAAGCCCTCTccacctgcatctcccacatcaTTGTGGTCATCTTTTTCTTTGGTCCTTGCATATTTATATACACTCGCCCTGCAACCACCTTCTCCATGGATAAGATGATAGCTGTGTTTTACACACTTGGAACACCTTTGATCAACCCTCTGATTTATACACTGAGGAATGCAGAAGTGAAAAATGCCATGAGGGTGTTATGGAGCAAGAAGCTGGTCTCAGATGACAAAAGATGA